A genomic segment from Nicotiana tabacum cultivar K326 chromosome 7, ASM71507v2, whole genome shotgun sequence encodes:
- the LOC107815395 gene encoding alpha-crystallin domain-containing protein 22.3, with protein MDSHWRASHTSLPNYGENNGSIPLHPEPLNVAPISCVPYTGPPIPYGYPASSSPDINAGPVSVEADTTSASKHINSQQPSGSQPAMVFFSACPAKEEWDNLIIYANGGVALTGSALLGKIGPLIGSVDIGESEDDYVFRVSLPGVARDEKVFRCDVGPSGKIVIKGVSVTGEDMVCRDNMVFKMQTLNLCPPGEFSISFQLPGPIDHQNLTCVFGSDGIFEGVVKKKRQQFL; from the exons ATGGATTCTCATTGGAG AGCATCTCACACTTCTTTGCCGAATTATGGTGAAAATAATGGTTCAATTCCGCTGCATCCGGAGCCGCTTAATGTGGCCCCCATTAGTTGTGTGCCATATACTGGCCCTCCTATACCATACGGTTATCCTGCTTCATCGTCACCAGATATTAATGCGGGTCCAGTTTCAGTTGAAGCTGATACAACTTCAGCGTCCAAGCATATCAACTCTCAGCAGCCTTCTGGGAGTCAGCCTGCAATGGTTTTTTTCTCTGCTTGTCCAGCCAAAGAGGAGTGGGATAATCTCATAATTTATGCCAATGGTGGGGTTGCACTTACTGGGTCAGCTTTGTTGGGAAAGATTGGACCACTTATTGGATCAGTTGATATTGGTGAATCTGAGGATGACTATGTATTTCGTGTTTCACTCCCTGGTGTCGCAAGGGATGAAA AGGTCTTTCGCTGTGATGTCGGACCTAGTGGGAAAATTGTCATAAAAGGGGTGAGCGTGACCGGAGAGGACATGGTTTGCAGGGACAACATGGTTTTTAAGATGCAAACTCTGAACCTATGCCCACCAGGAGAATTTTCCATTTCATTCCAGCTACCAGGACCAATTGATCATCAAAACTTAACTTGTGTTTTTGGATCTGATGGAATATTTGAAGGAGTTGTGAAGAAAAAAAGACAACAGTTCCTTTAA
- the LOC107815396 gene encoding uncharacterized protein LOC107815396 encodes MAEDGGNAAEQPASDPNPCPICLAPVTEESYLDQCFHKFCYNCILRWTKVVTSNQSRAPASVKCPLCKTENFSIIKSYGGRFFQQHYVNENLDNSVFFTKAHKYRLQCYYTNEGGLFDKFNVPRYWKLHKYLQPNPWLISWLRREIQAVTQEEDVDIIVHHILGVIDSFRRNEPKQIKDTPQAKQEEFKIMVSEAARPFITGRTDRFVNELELFLASSLTIDAFDSVYIQHLGWKIPEKIEEGGVGEPVEQGPLVPYLYFFDEDSDGNE; translated from the exons ATGGCTGAAGACGGAGGAAACGCGGCGGAGCAACCGGCCTCCGACCCAAACCCGTGCCCTATTTGTCTTGCCCCAGTTACTGAAGAGTCTTACTTGGATCAATGTTTCC ACAAATTTTGCTACAATTGCATTCTGCGTTGGACCAAAGTGGTTACAAGCAATCAGTCTCGTGCACCTGCTTCAGTAAAGTGTCCTTTATGTAAG ACAGAGAATTTTTCTATTATAAAGAGCTATGGTGGAAGGTTTTTTCAACAACATTATGTGAATGAAAACTTGGACAATAG CGTGTTCTTCACAAAAGCTCACAAGTATAGATTGCAGTGCTACTATACTAATGAAG GGGGCTTATTTGACAAATTCAATGTGCCACGTTATTGGAAGTTGCACAAGTATCTGCAGCCTAATCCTTGGCTTATAAGTTGGTTGAGAAGAGAAATTCAGGCTGTGACGCAG GAAGAAGATGTAGATATTATCGTACATCATATACTTGGTGTGATTGATTCATTTAGAAG AAACGAGCCAAAGCAAATAAAAGATACTCCACAAGCAAAGCAAGAAGAGTTCAAGATCATGGTATCTGAAGCAGCAAGACCTTTCATAACTGGTCGAACTGATCGATTTGTGAACGAGTTAGAACTGTTTCTAGCTTCATCTTTGACTATTGATGCTTTTGATAGTGTTTATATCCAACATTTGGGTTGGAAAATTCCTGAAAAGATCGAGGAGGGTGGGGTAGGAGAACCAGTTGAACAAGGCCCTTTAGTTCCCTATTTGTACTTCTTTGATGAGGATTCTGATGGAAATGAATAG
- the LOC107815393 gene encoding root phototropism protein 3 encodes MVKENLLTGGSIFVEKRNHCVIYPANGSMVAQSVERRNKNWFVQTKIPSDLIVQIKDKSFHLHKLSMVSRSGYVSRLVFHRNGDNITTIQIDAIPGGANIFELIVKFCYGLKIKATASNVAPLYCAAHFLEMHDDLQPGNLISKTEAFLSYVILSSWKDTFRILKSCESVSSWSKDLHIVKRCSEAISWKACSETSTSSIEDNEVLVNVMTDDTTKLNVKKLSGNWFFKDVASLRIDHFIEVITSIKKRNIKPELIGSCIAHWTKKWISQITVSKQKSKDQELSIQLHRVTTECLIRVLPVEENSVPCNFLLHLFKIGLIMNIDPRLQDQLKTRVAFLLESCSTKDLLVRNSTTLFDVDIVVQVVEAYVSLASNKPNSKMSVVGRLVDDYLALVSRDENLVARCFYSLVNALPKEARSCDDNLYRSIDMYLKEHPDLTEEERSSICRKLEYHKLSQEARTHAMKNDRLPDNIRTQFILVEQINMTRLLTSAGSSYQRTKSQTIMKVSKGVGKSWMNSSQNEMEMMKQEVEMLNAQVGELKQCRMELQRQTKKSVFC; translated from the exons ATGGTGAAAGAAAATCTACTAACTGGTGGATCAATATTTGTGGAGAAGAGAAATCACTGTGTCATTTATCCAGCCAATGGCAGTATGGTGGCGCAGTCTGTGGAAAGAAGAAACAAGAACTG GTTTGTCCAGACAAAAATTCCAAGTGATTtgatagtacaaattaaagacaAAAGCTTCCACTTGCATAAG CTCTCCATGGTTTCAAGAAGTGGATACGTTAGCAGATTGGTATTTCATAGGAATGGGGACAACATTACTACAATTCAGATTGATGCAATCCCAGGTGGGGCTAATATCTTTGAATTAATAGTGAAATTTTGCTATGGACTGAAGATCAAAGCTACAGCTTCAAATGTCGCGCCACTGTATTGTGCTGCTCATTTCTTGGAAATGCATGATGATCTTCAGCCTGGAAATTTAATTTCTAAAACTGAGGCATTCCTAAGTTATGTAATCCTTTCGTCGTGGAAAGACACATTTAGGATCTTGAAAAGCTGTGAATCAGTTTCTTCTTGGTCTAAAGACTTGCACATTGTCAAGCGTTGCTCGGAAGCCATTTCTTGGAAAGCCTGCTCAGAAACTAGCACGAGTAGTATAGAAGACAATGAAGTTTTGGTGAATGTTATGACTGATGATACGACCAAGTTAAATGTCAAAAAGTTGAGCGGAAATTGGTTTTTCAAGGACGTTGCATCCCTAAGAATAGATCATTTTATCGAAGTAATTACATCGATCAAAAAGAGAAACATTAAGCCAGAGCTTATAGGGTCATGTATAGCTCACTGGACAAAGAAATGGATTTCTCAAATCACAGTTTCAAAACAGAAATCTAAAGATCAAGAATTGTCCATCCAACTACACAGAGTGACAACTGAATGTTTGATAAGGGTACTTCCTGTTGAAGAAAACTCAGTTCCCTGCAATTTTCTGCTTCATCTTTTCAAGATTGGGCTTATTATGAATATTGATCCCAGATTACAAGATCAACTCAAAACAAGAGTAGCTTTCTTGTTGGAAAGCTGTAGTACTAAAGACCTTCTAGTCAGGAACAGCACAACTCTTTTCGACGTGGATATTGTTGTTCAAGTGGTGGAAGCTTATGTCTCGCTAGCATCAAATAAGCCCAACTCAAAAATGTCTGTTGTCGGGAGGCTAGTGGATGATTACCTCGCCCTTGTATCAAGGGACGAGAACCTTGTAGCAAGATGCTTTTACTCTCTTGTAAATGCATTGCCAAAAGAAGCACGATCTTGTGATGACAACCTATATAGGTCAATAGACATGTACCTCAAG GAACATCCTGACCtaacagaagaagaaagaagCAGTATATGCAGAAAACTGGAGTACCATAAACTATCACAGGAAGCGCGAACACATGCCATGAAGAATGATAGGCTGCCGGATAATATCAGGACACAATTTATACTTGTTGAACAGATCAATATGACAAGGTTACTGACTTCAGCTGGTTCAAGTTACCAACGGACTAAGTCACAGACAATAATGAAAGTCAGCAAAGGTGTAGGCAAGAGTTGGATGAATTCCTCCCAAAATGAAATGGAAATGATGAAACaagaggttgagatgttaaacgCTCAAGTTGGTGAACTGAAGCAATGTAGGATGGAACTTCAAAGGCAAACCAAGAAATCTGTTTTTTGTTAG